GTAACAGTACCGAAAATATGGAAGAAGGTGGATTGGTTGCAAAGGCTAAGATTGTTGCTAGGGCTACTGTTGCGCTTCCAAAAACAGTTGACATGTCAAAATCACCAGATTCCATTGATCTAAGAAGTATACTCACAGCAGTTTTCAGAGATAGATCATACAAATCTCTTGGAGATTTCCATCATAAAACTCTCCTTGTATCGTGCATGCACTTCATGGATCCATTTAATTTCGACCAAGATAGGGTTAGAAGATGTGTTATTCATTATGCTGTACCTGATGGTAGGATAATTCCTTTCTGTTCAATGAATGCAATATACAGAAAAGATATCGAGAAGAAATTTTCTAAACCTTTTAAACCAGTATCTAAATAATTTAATTACAAAATTTTTGGTTGTTTAATTGATAATTGAAACTCCATCCCGGCTCCACTTAACCCTAATAGATCTTAACGGTATCTATGGTAGGATAGACGGTGGAGTAGGAATCACTATAGAAAAACCATGCCTCAATCTTGAAGCTGAACCAACAGATGATGGAATTGAAGTGTTATTTTCTAAATCTAGTAATAAGACCTCAGATATAATTGAGGATTATACACTAAAAATTCAACAATCAACACTTAAGATTATGAATGCACTTGAAATTGAAGGTGGATACAAATTTACAATAGATGAAGCATATCCTCCCCATTCAGGTTTGGGTTCAGGTACTCAATTATCCCTTGCTGCTGCTAAACTTGTTTCCAAGATGAATAATAAGGATATAAAGGCTTTCGATCTGGCTAAAATTGTAGGAAGAGGGGGCACATCAGGGATAGGTGTGGAATCATTTGAAAATGGTGGTTTCATAGTAGATGGCGGTCATGAAAGTGTTGAAAAACCTAGTTTCCTTCCATCATCTGCTTCTAATGCTTCGCCGCCTCCAATAATAGCAAGGTATGATTTTCCAATGGATTGGAAAATAATTCTTGTGATACCCGATGTGGAGAGAGGTGTTTCAGGTGCAAAGGAAATAGATGCATTTAAAAACCATTGTCCAATACAATTGCATGAAGTTGAAAAATTATCCCATCTACTTTTAATGAAACTTATGCCTTCAGTTTTAGAATCTGACTTGGATTCATTTGGAAAATCTATAAATAATATACAGGATATAGGCTTTAAGAAAATCGAAAATAAACTCCAAAATCCATGTATTGGTCAAATAATGAAGAATTTAAGGGATGCCGGTGCTGCAGGAGCAGGTATGAGTAGTTTTGGTCCAACTGTTTATGCAGTTACAGATACAAATGAACAAGATATAGTAAGTGCAGCAAATGATGCAATTGAAAATGTTGGTGGAGAAATTATCAATACTCGTGCAAGGAATAAGGGTGCAAAACTAATTGAATAAATTTTATGAAGGGATATGTCATGGAAAAGATAGAAGGGAAGGTTTGGAAATTTAGGGATAGTATTGATACAGATGTTATAATTGCTGGCAGATATCTTAGAACATTCAGTCTTGATGATCTTGCATCGCATGTAATGGAAGCAGAAGATCCTGAATTTGCAGAAAAGGTTCAAAGAGGAGATATAATTGTTGCTGGTTGGAATTTTGGATGTGGATCGTCAAGGGAACAGGCTCCTGTTGCCCTTAAACATGCAGGTATATCCGCAATAATTGCAAAATCTTTTGCAAGGATATTTTATCGAAATGCAATAAATATAGGGCTTCCTGTAATAACAGCCGATGTTGAAGCAGAAAGTGAAGATATTATGTGTATAGACCTTGAAAATGGGATAATATTGAATAAGACCTCTGGTAAAGAATTTATAATAAAACCTTTTGATCAATTTATGCTGGACATCTTGAACAACGGAGGACTTGTAAAACATTACCTTAAAGCTAACGAAGAATAATTAATTAATATTCATATTTATAATTAGTTTATTTACAAATATTTTCTGAGTTTGGAAATAAGATAAATCAAAAAAATTAGACTATTTTTATGGAAATTTTTATTTTTTTTGTAAAGTTTTTAGTTTAATGAAATTAATATGGGAGTTATTACATATCATATTCATATGTAAAATTTAATTAATAATAATATATTTTAAATTTATTCAAATTTTGAGGAAGTAGAAAATGAAATGTACTGTTTGCGGATCTGAATCCTGCGAAATATTAAAATCCAAGGGTAAAACCTCCAAAGAACTTTTATTGAAATGTAATAAATGTGGAAACATTTTCAGAGAAACTGTAGAAGTTGAAAAACCCGTTGATGTTCGTGTTGTTGTAAGTGAATATGAATCATCCCATAAAACATTGGTGAAGTTGTATCCCGATGAATTTTTGGAGTTTGAAGGTGTTCTAGATCTTGATGGACGTCCGGCTCAGATAACCTCCATTGAAAATAAGAGAGGTGGTAGGGTAATGGTGAGTCCTGTTTCAGAGATTGACACTATATGGGCCACATATATAGATACTCCCGCTCGTGTCGGAATCTCAGTCGATTATGGTGGAAGAATACTATCTAGAAAGGTTCAAGTTGATAGGGAATTTGAATTCACAATTGGGGATGTTGTTAAATTAGGAGATGTACTTTTTAAGATAAGAGCCATGAAAACCCAGGATAGAAAGATGAGAAAGGGTTTTGCTAAGGCATTTGTGATTAAAAGAGTATATGGTCGGCCAGGAGATGATTTAAAGCGTTACCAATATGATTTAACTTCTAAAATATTTAAGTTGGATGGTGTTGAAACAGATGAGGAAAAATAGAGAACAATTAGTTTCCAACCTTTCAGATAGGGGATATATAAATTCCGAAATAGTCAAAGATGCCATGATAAAGGTTCCACGTGAAGAATTCATGACTCCTGAAACAAAGAGTTATGCATATCTTGATAGGCCAATACCTTTAAAAAATGGTCAAACAATATCTGCACCTCATATGGTTGCTATTATATGCGAAAAACTTGGCCTTCAAAAAGGTATGAAGGTTTTAGAGATAGGGACCGGTTTTGGGTATAATGCTGCTGTGGTGGCAGAGATAATTGGCCCCGAAGGACATGTTTATACTATTGAACGAATTGAAACTTTAAAAAATACTGCTGAACAGAATTTAAATCGTACAGGTTATTCTAAAAATGTTACTGTAATATTGGGTGATGGTACCAACGGATACAACGAACAGGCCCCTTACGATCGAATATACGCCACTGCAAGTGCACCAAAGATACCAGAGCCTTTAAAAAAACAGTTAAAAATTGGGGGACGATTGATAACTCCAATTGGTCGGGATACATCAGTTCAAGAGTTACTTTGTTTAACAAGGATCAATGAGAATGAATACAAGTCCCATAATCTTGGTGGTGTTGTTTTTGTTCCAATGATAGGGGAACATGGTTGGCCAGAGTAAATTAAACCTAAATTATTGCTTGGTAGTATTCCTATTTTTTATATAAAAGTTTAGGTTAATTTATTTCATTATTCAATTAAATCAAACCAAATAAAATTTCTAATTTAAATTTAACTCAAAATATTTAGATAATTCATTGATCGATTAAATAACATATGTTAAATTGACCTATAGTTAAAAGGAAGAAGAAAATGAAGATATACATTGATACATTTGGATGTACATTTAATCAAGCAGATTCTCAAATAATGGCGGGATTATTGAATGAGAATAATGGAAGTTTAACAAGTTCTATTGACGATGCTGATGTAATCATTATAAACACATGTTATGTAAAGCATCCTACTGAACAGAAGGTTATAACCAAGATTCAAAGGTTAAAGAATAGGTTTCCAGATAAAAAATTGATAATTTCAGGGTGTATGGTTGAAATAGATCCTGAAAAACTTGAAAAAGCCGCTCCAGAAGCTAGCTGGATTGGGCCTCATAAAATCCAAAATGCACCAGAAATAGTTAAATCAGTTATGGATGGAAATATTGTTAGAGCTACAGGTTATTCTAATAAATCAAAGGTTTGTCTTCCAAAAATACGTTCAAACCCTTTAATACATATTATCCAGATATGTGAGGGCTGTGATGGTGTGTGTAGTTACTGTTGCACAAGATTTGCCAGAGGAAGTCTTCAGAGTTACTCCATTGAAATGATTAAAAGAGAAGCTGAACAGGCAGTATCTGAAGGATGTAAAGAAATACAACTAACTGCACAGGACTCAGCAGCATTCGGTAAAGATAGTGGAGAATCACTTTCTAATTTGATGAAACATATTGCAGATATTGAAGGTGATTTTAAGATTAGAGTGGGTATGATGCATCCAAAAAGTATGATGGGTGATGTTGAAGGGATAATTGATGCATTTAAACGAGATAAATTCTATAAGTTTCTGCATATTCCTATTCAAAGTGGAAATAATAAAATACTTAGTGATATGAATCGTTGCCATAGTGTAGAAGAATTCAAAGCTATAGTAACAAAGTTTAAAGAAGAAATACCAGATATTTCAATTTCAACTGATATCATAGTGGGATATCCAACAGAAGATGATGATGCATTTTTAGATACTATGGAATTAATTCAAGAAATAAAACCTGATTTTCTACATATTTCTAAATATATGCACAGGCCAGGTACAACCTCTTCTGATCTTAAAGAAATAGGATATAATGCCATGAAGAAACGTTCCAAGGCACTTAAATACTTGAAAGAAAAAATTGCAATTGAAAATAATATGGAATTGATTGGAACAACACAGAAGGTTTTAGTAACAAATAAAGGTAGTAAAGGTGGATATGTTGCACGTACAAACTCATATAAAACAGTTATTATTGAAAATGCTATTATTGGAACATTTTTAGATGTTGTTATAACTGATGCAAAGCCCACGTATTTAATTGGATCAAAATTAGATTAAATGCAATATTTTTAACTGAGAATAACGCAATAAAAAAAAATAAAATTTCTACTTTGTTTATTCCTGTGTATTCGTTCTAATTTTATTGAAGTTATTCAAAAAAAATATTAGTAGATTATATAATTTTTTGTTTTAGTTTGTTCCGATTCTTATTGCATTTAAAATAACAGCCAGGGTTAGTCCCATGTCTCCAAATGCTACTGCCATCCACAATGATACGAATCCAAGTACAGCAAAAATAGCGAATGACCCCTTAACAATAATTGATAAAGAAACGTTTTGTTTAACAATGGACATTGTTCTTCTACTTAAGTCTATTAAATAATTAATTTTTGAGAAGTCATCGTGCATTAAAGCAATATCTGCAGTTTCTATAGCTACATCTGAACCCGCAGTCCCCATTGCAATACCTACATTTGATATGGCTAGTGCAGGTGCATCATTTACACCATCACCAACCATTGCAACGTGTTTATCTTTATCAATTAGTTTGTTGATAATTTCAACTTTATCTTTGGGTAATAATCCAGAATAATAATCATTTATACCTATTTCAGAAGATACTGCTCTAGCTGTTCCTTTATTATCTCCAGTAAGCATTATGGTTCTTATATTCTTTTCTTTAAGTATGGTAATGGTTTTTTTAGAAAGGGGTCTAATTTTGTCCATTAATCCTATTAACCCAATAATATGTTTGTCATCACCAATCATAACAGTTGTTTTGCCTTCGTTCTCAATTTTATTTATTATTTTATCAGGAAATTCTGGATTATTTTTAAATAAACCTTTTTTTCCTATATAAAACACTTTATTATCGATATTACCTTTAATGCCCATTCCTGTAACAGATTCAAAGTCGTAAACTTTCTTAAATTTCAAATCAATTTCTTTTTCACTGTAACTAATTATAGCTTCCGCCAGTGGATGTTTAGATTTGGCTTCCAATGAACTTGCAATTTGAAGTAATTCATTTTTTGAGTAGTTATTTAATTCTATTATGTCTGTTAACTCTAACTTACCTTCTGTAAGTGTTCCTGTTTTGTCGAACACCATAGTTTTGATATTCTGCATTTCTTCAATATATTCTCCTCCTTTTATCAACACCCCATTTTTTGTACCTGCAGTTATCCCAGAAACCATTGAAACTGGGGTTGATATTGCCAATGCACATGGGCAGGATACTACAAGTAATACTAAGGCTCTGTAAAACCAGGTGTCAAAATTTAATCCAAAAATAAATGGAGGTATGGTTGTAACCAATACTGCAAGTCCCAATACTCCTGGTGTGTAGTAATTGGAAAATTTGTCTATAAATGCTTCTGTTTTTGATTTTTTTTGTTGTGAAGCTTTAACCAGTTCTATAATTTTTGATATTACTGTTTCATCAGAGGTTTTTGTTACTTTTACTTCTAAATATCCCTCTTCATTTATTGTACCTGCAAAAACATTATTCCCCTCTTTTTTAATTACAGGTAAACTTTCACCAGTTATTGCTGATTGATTAACTGTGGAAATACCATTAATAACAATACCATCTAAGGGAATCTTATCTCCAGGTTTAACAACTACCACTTCGTTTATTTCTACTGCATGGGCGTGTAATTTAAAATTTTTTTCTCCTCTTTTGACAATGGCTGTTTGTGGAGCAAGTTTTATAAGGGATCCAATGGATTTTCTAGCTCTTTCTCCAGCGTAGTCTTCTAGGTATTCTGCTATATAGAATAAGAATATTACAGATGCTCCTTCGGCTCCTTCCCCAATTAAAAATGCCCCTATAGCAGCTATTGTAATTAACAAACTAATACTGAATTTCCCTTTAATAAGTGCTTTAATTCCATTGGGAATTATTTCATATCCTGAAATTATTGCAACCGTTAAAAATAGGATTAATGCAAAAGTTTTTTGATCAGTAAAGAAGTTTAAATATAAACCTAATATCAAGATTATAGCGGATATTCCAATGATATATATGGCTTTAAATTTGTTTTCGGGTTCTTTTTCTTCGAATATGTTTGCTGAACAATATTTACAGGATTCAACTGATTCTACTTTGCTTTTGTCCATATCACTCAGTGGCATGTTCTACTCCCATTTCTATTATTTTTACAACATGTTCGTCTGCTAGTGAATAATAGGCCATTTTGCCATCTTTTCTAAAATTAACTAGATTTTTTCCCCTTAAAATTCGTAACTGATGGGATATAGTTGATTGGTTTGCACCAAGAACAGCAGATATATCACAGACACAAAGTTCTTTTTGATACAATGCATGTAGTATCTTGATTCTTGTTAGATCACCAAATATCTTAAAGTTCTCTGATACATCTAATAGGATAGAATCATCGAGCATATTTGATTTGACTTCTTTAACTGCTTCATTGTTACTAGATTGAATTTCACAGAGATCATTATTCTTCATATGGTTAAATGTACATATGACCATATATAAACTTTATGATGATATTTATAAACTTGTTCCAAAAAAAATTTTAATCTATATTTACTCACTAAACCAATAGAATATTAAGAAAAAAAGAGATTAATGATAAAATAGAAAAATATAATCCCAATTAAAAAAAAAGGAAGCTAGATTTTTAGATACTTAATTAATTGAAGGTATAATATCTACATTTATTGTAAATGATTTATTTATCCTTTTTTTTAGATAATCCTAACTTTTAATATAATTGCAGACAACATATACTAAAAAAATTACAGAAATTTTATTTATCCAAATAATAAATCTTAATGAAATAATTCATCTATGTCTAAAAAATTGGTTATTACTCTTAAATTTATGAATTTAACCAAATAAGTGGTGATTTTATGTCTTATTTAATCTGTGAAGAATGTGGGAAATACTATGAACTAAATGAGGGTAAATCTTCCTTCAGTTATGCCAAATGCGAGTGTGGTGGAAAATTAAATTATTCATCTACATTAAATGGATCTAAAAAAAATTACATACCTTCTAATGATCAAAAAATCACCTGTTCAACCTGTGGAGTTGTAAATTCCGAAAATTCGGTTATATGTTCGGGTTGTGGCAGAGAATTAATAAATGTATCAAAAAAATCTCCAAATGTAAGTATAAGTATACTTGGTGTTGCAGTAGGATTTGGATTTTTAATCATTGCAATTGTATTATCTGTACTAGCAATATTCGGAACTAATATTCCTCAGAAAACTGAAGATATTCCCCAAAATTTTTTAATCGCCTTTGGAATATTGGCTATGTGTGTGGCAATAATTTCAGGGTTGATTTCTTCGTACATAGGTGGAAGTATCAACTTCAAAAATGGAATTATAAATGGGGGTCTTGTTGGAGTTATTTTAGGGATTATGGTTGGAATTACAAGTGGAAGTCTGGCTTTCTTTGGAGTTATAGCAATATTTGGTTCATTATCTGTTGTTGGGGGAATATTTGGAACACTTTTAAAGAGAAAAAAATTATAATAAAAATATGAATTATTTCCCTTTCATAATCTTTTTACTTAATTTTTCCATTTTTTTAGCTTGTTTGATCGGTTTTTCCAAGTTATCGTCTTCAATCGCTATATACCCAGTATATCCGCATTTTTGAACATTCCCATAATTTTGCCTGAGGATTGTATATTTTCATTTGGTTTGAACCACATTTGGGGCATGAATCGCCATTTTGACCATATCTCCATAAAATATGTTTAAAAATTCGAATTTATTTTTTTGGGATTATTTTAGGTGTTTTAATTGGAATTACAATGGAATTAGTGCTTTCAATATTTTTTACAAAAATCAGTTAATATCATGTATAAAGAATATTCTACGAATGTTTTTAAAGAAGGCTCAAAAACATCCCAAATTTTAAGCTATTATCTACCTCTGATAAGTTTTTTACTCAATTTATCCATTTTTTTGAGGCTTTTAATCTGTTTTTCAAGATTACCATCTTCCACAACAACCGAACCACTATATCCACATTTTGAACATTCCCATACGGGTGCCTGTGGATTGTGTATTTTCATTTTTTTTGAACCACATCTGGGGCATGAACTAGTTTTTGTCATTTTAATTATTCTCCTTTAAATATTATAATATTACAAATTTAATATGTAATATTAATTTAGTAAATTTGATATTTATGGTTATGTCTTTAACATCTATTTTTAAAAAAAATGTTTTCAAATTTTGTATTGTATTTAGATAACTTCTGAAAACTTAATGAATTTATTATACTCTATTTTTTTAGTTTATTTTATGGACTTATAACTTTTAAATTACTTGTATAATCTTAAATTACCCAGATAATACTTAAAAGAACTTCAAAAAAAAATTATAATACATTAATAAATGAAAATATTAAAATTAAGTGCCGTGGGCCGGACTTGAACCAGCGACATCCAGATCTTCAGTCTGGCGTTCTCCCAACTGAACTACCACGGCAAATGGGCCGGACGAGATTCGAACTCGTGATCACCTCCGTGTCAGGGAGGTATCATACCCCTAGACCACCGGCCCAAAATGAGTCCATCTTGAATATAACTCTATTCATATATAACACTTTGCATGGGTGAACTTATCATCTGCTCTCACATTAGTCCTATATTTCCCAAAAGAAATGTAGATCAACATGGAGATGTAAAATAGTATGCAATCAGATGAGGATATACTTGACTATTGGTTTGAAAAGAAAAATTTAAGTAAAAATTCAAGAGAACTATATACTCTTGCAATGAAACAATACTCAGAATTAATGGATTAAAAAACTTTAAACTCCCATTAACTTTTCTATATTCGGGTTTATTGTCTATTGTGCCATAACCATTTAGTTCTAGTTTAACCCATTCTTCAAAGTCTTTAATTTTCAATTTTTTAGCTACTAAATATGCTTTTCTAAGTAAGTTTGAAATATCGATATCTGAATCAATAGCTTCTTTTTGAAGTTCTAAAATAATAGAACTCATATTACTCCTCCTTATTTAAAACAAATTGAGAATTGCTATTACATTGAAATATAGTAAACTCCCCTAAACTTAATCAATTGAAACTAGAATTTATTATTTGCTATTTAGATTTTCATGGAAAAAATATTTGGAACATTATAAATAGATTGGGATATGTAAGAATGATCATAACGAAATGGATATAATTATTAATGGGGGTCTTTTAGAACGGAAAATTCGAAGATCTTAATCGTAGAAGATGAAAGTATAGTAGCAACAGATTTAAAACAACAAATAGAACAAATAGGCCACAAAGTAGGTGGGATAGCAAACAACGGAAAAGATGCCATAAAAAAATGTAAAGAAAAACAAATCCCGACTTAATATTCATGGATATAATGCTAAAAGGAGATCTAGATGGAATAGAAACAGCAAAAATAATAACCAAACTCTACAAAATTCCCCATATATACCTAACAGGCCACCAGGACAATACAACATGGGAAAGATCAAAAACAAGCCTACCATCAGACTACATCAACAAACCATTTGACGAAACAGAAATAACCAAAGCCATACAACAAGCACTATATCCCAAATAAATTATATCTGTATAAGAGTTTATTAATTTTTATAAAAATTGTAGATAATTAATTATATAAAATGATATTGCAACATAAACTGCCACAC
This sequence is a window from Methanobacterium sp. SMA-27. Protein-coding genes within it:
- a CDS encoding beta-ribofuranosylaminobenzene 5'-phosphate synthase, translating into MIIETPSRLHLTLIDLNGIYGRIDGGVGITIEKPCLNLEAEPTDDGIEVLFSKSSNKTSDIIEDYTLKIQQSTLKIMNALEIEGGYKFTIDEAYPPHSGLGSGTQLSLAAAKLVSKMNNKDIKAFDLAKIVGRGGTSGIGVESFENGGFIVDGGHESVEKPSFLPSSASNASPPPIIARYDFPMDWKIILVIPDVERGVSGAKEIDAFKNHCPIQLHEVEKLSHLLLMKLMPSVLESDLDSFGKSINNIQDIGFKKIENKLQNPCIGQIMKNLRDAGAAGAGMSSFGPTVYAVTDTNEQDIVSAANDAIENVGGEIINTRARNKGAKLIE
- the hacB gene encoding homoaconitase small subunit; the protein is MEKIEGKVWKFRDSIDTDVIIAGRYLRTFSLDDLASHVMEAEDPEFAEKVQRGDIIVAGWNFGCGSSREQAPVALKHAGISAIIAKSFARIFYRNAINIGLPVITADVEAESEDIMCIDLENGIILNKTSGKEFIIKPFDQFMLDILNNGGLVKHYLKANEE
- a CDS encoding HVO_0476 family zinc finger protein, with amino-acid sequence MKCTVCGSESCEILKSKGKTSKELLLKCNKCGNIFRETVEVEKPVDVRVVVSEYESSHKTLVKLYPDEFLEFEGVLDLDGRPAQITSIENKRGGRVMVSPVSEIDTIWATYIDTPARVGISVDYGGRILSRKVQVDREFEFTIGDVVKLGDVLFKIRAMKTQDRKMRKGFAKAFVIKRVYGRPGDDLKRYQYDLTSKIFKLDGVETDEEK
- a CDS encoding protein-L-isoaspartate O-methyltransferase; translated protein: MRKNREQLVSNLSDRGYINSEIVKDAMIKVPREEFMTPETKSYAYLDRPIPLKNGQTISAPHMVAIICEKLGLQKGMKVLEIGTGFGYNAAVVAEIIGPEGHVYTIERIETLKNTAEQNLNRTGYSKNVTVILGDGTNGYNEQAPYDRIYATASAPKIPEPLKKQLKIGGRLITPIGRDTSVQELLCLTRINENEYKSHNLGGVVFVPMIGEHGWPE
- a CDS encoding tRNA (N(6)-L-threonylcarbamoyladenosine(37)-C(2))-methylthiotransferase, yielding MKIYIDTFGCTFNQADSQIMAGLLNENNGSLTSSIDDADVIIINTCYVKHPTEQKVITKIQRLKNRFPDKKLIISGCMVEIDPEKLEKAAPEASWIGPHKIQNAPEIVKSVMDGNIVRATGYSNKSKVCLPKIRSNPLIHIIQICEGCDGVCSYCCTRFARGSLQSYSIEMIKREAEQAVSEGCKEIQLTAQDSAAFGKDSGESLSNLMKHIADIEGDFKIRVGMMHPKSMMGDVEGIIDAFKRDKFYKFLHIPIQSGNNKILSDMNRCHSVEEFKAIVTKFKEEIPDISISTDIIVGYPTEDDDAFLDTMELIQEIKPDFLHISKYMHRPGTTSSDLKEIGYNAMKKRSKALKYLKEKIAIENNMELIGTTQKVLVTNKGSKGGYVARTNSYKTVIIENAIIGTFLDVVITDAKPTYLIGSKLD
- a CDS encoding cation-translocating P-type ATPase — encoded protein: MPLSDMDKSKVESVESCKYCSANIFEEKEPENKFKAIYIIGISAIILILGLYLNFFTDQKTFALILFLTVAIISGYEIIPNGIKALIKGKFSISLLITIAAIGAFLIGEGAEGASVIFLFYIAEYLEDYAGERARKSIGSLIKLAPQTAIVKRGEKNFKLHAHAVEINEVVVVKPGDKIPLDGIVINGISTVNQSAITGESLPVIKKEGNNVFAGTINEEGYLEVKVTKTSDETVISKIIELVKASQQKKSKTEAFIDKFSNYYTPGVLGLAVLVTTIPPFIFGLNFDTWFYRALVLLVVSCPCALAISTPVSMVSGITAGTKNGVLIKGGEYIEEMQNIKTMVFDKTGTLTEGKLELTDIIELNNYSKNELLQIASSLEAKSKHPLAEAIISYSEKEIDLKFKKVYDFESVTGMGIKGNIDNKVFYIGKKGLFKNNPEFPDKIINKIENEGKTTVMIGDDKHIIGLIGLMDKIRPLSKKTITILKEKNIRTIMLTGDNKGTARAVSSEIGINDYYSGLLPKDKVEIINKLIDKDKHVAMVGDGVNDAPALAISNVGIAMGTAGSDVAIETADIALMHDDFSKINYLIDLSRRTMSIVKQNVSLSIIVKGSFAIFAVLGFVSLWMAVAFGDMGLTLAVILNAIRIGTN
- a CDS encoding metalloregulator ArsR/SmtB family transcription factor, with the translated sequence MVICTFNHMKNNDLCEIQSSNNEAVKEVKSNMLDDSILLDVSENFKIFGDLTRIKILHALYQKELCVCDISAVLGANQSTISHQLRILRGKNLVNFRKDGKMAYYSLADEHVVKIIEMGVEHATE
- a CDS encoding YrzE family protein — its product is MSYLICEECGKYYELNEGKSSFSYAKCECGGKLNYSSTLNGSKKNYIPSNDQKITCSTCGVVNSENSVICSGCGRELINVSKKSPNVSISILGVAVGFGFLIIAIVLSVLAIFGTNIPQKTEDIPQNFLIAFGILAMCVAIISGLISSYIGGSINFKNGIINGGLVGVILGIMVGITSGSLAFFGVIAIFGSLSVVGGIFGTLLKRKKL